DNA sequence from the Marinilongibacter aquaticus genome:
TTGTCTACGAATCTCCGATTGCTTTTGACTCAAAGAGGCCAATGCCGCCGGAACTGGAGTTGAAGCAAACATCACTTCTGCAAAATCCTTATTTCTTTCACCAGGATCTTTGGTGTTGGCAAAAGCTGGATCATCTTTGGCATCTAAAGCCAAGGGTTGCAAATTGACGTTTCCCCCAGACAGTCCGCTTAACTCAGAAGTGAATTGCTCAAGTTTTCCTTTCAGCTCATAACCTAAGCCGTCCTTTTTATTGCCGTGGCCTACAAATAGATTGGCTACTTTTTCTTCTTCCGCAAGGTTCTTGATTTCTCCTGTTTCGGTATCGTAACCTCCACCAGCCTGCTCGACAATTATATTTCTTAGATTTTCAATGTATGCGTTTATCGCACTGGTTTTGGCCCTTACGCTGTCGGCTACATGCAATAGCTGCACATATTCAGGTTTATCCCCAGCTTTCTCAACCGCTTCTTCCATCGAGGCAATGATACGCTCGTTTGTTTGGTTGGCTTGTGAGTTTGAAGCGACTAAACTTTTGTCTATCGTCAAGAATTTCTGAAGAATCGAATTGCTTACTTGTAATGCCAGCATTGCTGTCAAAACCAAGTACATCATATTGATCATCTTCTGACGAGGTGATTCTTTAGCACCAGCCATAGTCTGTAATTTTTTCTGTGTTAGTTAGTTTCAAAATCAAATAGTGGGTCATTATTGCTGACTCCCTTTCATGGCAGTCAACATACTGCCGTATACATTGTTCAATGCAGAAAGGTTGTTGGTCAATTTACCCAACTCATTTTTGAACTCCTGTGTATTTTTCGATGCTTCAGACATGTCTTCCATTGCACTCGATAGGTTGCCGTAGAAAGCGTTCATGGCTTTCAAGTGTTTGTTGGTGTCTTGCAATTCCAACTCGTATACAGCATTAAGTGCACCCATGTTTTGTGTGATTTTCTGGAATTGATCACGGTATTCTTGGGCATCTTTTGTCGCATCGGCCATGCTGTTCATTGCGGTAACGGCTACACCGTATGCATTGTTCATCTCCCCAATTTTAGAAGAGGCAGACTTTACGTTGCTCGCGTATTCGTTGGTGGCTACAGTAGCGTCTGATAGGTCACCGATATTCGAAACGGTATCTGTCAATTTTGTGAAGCTGGTTTTCAATTTGTCGAAAACACCAGAATCCAATCCCGCATTGCCCATAAGGTCATCCATTTTGGCGGTAAGGCCGGCATTGGACGAGCTC
Encoded proteins:
- the porL gene encoding type IX secretion system motor protein PorL/GldL, whose amino-acid sequence is MAANNEPSFFWDKFIPFIYGLGAAVVIIGAMGKIMHYDWAGVALPLGLGTEAVIFLIYAFQSFLRPNFEYQWEKVYPELVDPYATPTKKATSSSNAGLTAKMDDLMGNAGLDSGVFDKLKTSFTKLTDTVSNIGDLSDATVATNEYASNVKSASSKIGEMNNAYGVAVTAMNSMADATKDAQEYRDQFQKITQNMGALNAVYELELQDTNKHLKAMNAFYGNLSSAMEDMSEASKNTQEFKNELGKLTNNLSALNNVYGSMLTAMKGSQQ